A portion of the Homo sapiens chromosome 16, GRCh38.p14 Primary Assembly genome contains these proteins:
- the DHODH gene encoding dihydroorotate dehydrogenase (quinone), mitochondrial, with product MAWRHLKKRAQDAVIILGGGGLLFASYLMATGDERFYAEHLMPTLQGLLDPESAHRLAVRFTSLGLLPRARFQDSDMLEVRVLGHKFRNPVGIAAGFDKHGEAVDGLYKMGFGFVEIGSVTPKPQEGNPRPRVFRLPEDQAVINRYGFNSHGLSVVEHRLRARQQKQAKLTEDGLPLGVNLGKNKTSVDAAEDYAEGVRVLGPLADYLVVNVSSPNTAGLRSLQGKAELRRLLTKVLQERDGLRRVHRPAVLVKIAPDLTSQDKEDIASVVKELGIDGLIVTNTTVSRPAGLQGALRSETGGLSGKPLRDLSTQTIREMYALTQGRVPIIGVGGVSSGQDALEKIRAGASLVQLYTALTFWGPPVVGKVKRELEALLKEQGFGGVTDAIGADHRR from the exons AAGCGGGCCCAGGATGCTGTGATCATCCTGGGGGGAGGAGGACTTCTCTTCGCCTCCTACCTGATGGCCACGGGAGATGAGCGTTTCTATGCTGAACACCTGATGCCGACTCTGCAGGGGCTGCTGGACCCGGAGTCAGCCCACAGACTGGCTGTTCGCTTCACCTCCCTGGGGCTCCTTCCACGGGCCAGATTTCAAGACTCTGACATGCTG GAAGTGAGAGTTCTGGGCCATAAATTCCGAAATCCAGTAGGAATTGCTGCAGGATTTGACAAGCATGGGGAAGCCGTGGACGGACTTTATAAGATGGGCTTTGGTTTTGTTGAGATAGGAAGTGTGACTCCAAAACCTCAGGAAGGAAACCCTAGACCCAGAGTCTTCCGCCTCCCTGAGGACCAAGCTGTCATTAACAG GTATGGATTTAACAGTCACGGGCTTTCAGTGGTGGAACACAGGTTACGGGCCAGACAGCAGAAGCAGGCCAAGCTCACAGAAG ATGGACTGCCTCTGGGGGTCAACTTGGGGAAGAACAAGACCTCAGTGGACGCCGCGGAGGACTACGCAGAAGGGGTGCGCGTACTGGGCCCCCTGGCCGACTACCTGGTGGTGAATGTGTCCAGCCCCAACACTGCCGGGCTGCGGAGCCTTCAGGGAAAGGCCGAGCTGCGCCGCCTGCTGACCAAG GTGCTGCAGGAGAGGGATGGCTTGCGGAGAGTGCACAGGCCGGCAGTCCTGGTGAAGATCGCTCCTGACCTCACCAGCCAGGATAAGGAGGACATTGCCAGTGTGGTCAAAGAG TTGGGCATCGATGGGCTGATTGTTACGAACACCACCGTGAGTCGCCCTGCGGGCCTCCAGGGTGCCCTGCGCTCTGAAACAGGAGGGCTGAGTGGGAAGCCCCTCCGGGATTTATCAACTCAAACCATTCGGGAGATGTATGCACTCACCCAAG GCCGAGTTCCCATAATTGGGGTTGGTGGTGTGAGCAGCGGGCAGGACGCGCTGGAGAAGATCCGGGCAGGGGCCTCCCTGGTGCAGCTGTACACGGCCCTCACCTTCTGGGGGCCACCCGTTGTGGGCAAAGTCAAGCGGGAACTGGAGGCCCTTCTGAA AGAGCAGGGCTTTGGCGGAGTCACAGATGCCATTGGAGCAGATCATCGGAGGTGA
- the DHODH gene encoding dihydroorotate dehydrogenase (quinone), mitochondrial isoform X1: MATGDERFYAEHLMPTLQGLLDPESAHRLAVRFTSLGLLPRARFQDSDMLEVRVLGHKFRNPVGIAAGFDKHGEAVDGLYKMGFGFVEIGSVTPKPQEGNPRPRVFRLPEDQAVINRYGFNSHGLSVVEHRLRARQQKQAKLTEDGLPLGVNLGKNKTSVDAAEDYAEGVRVLGPLADYLVVNVSSPNTAGLRSLQGKAELRRLLTKVLQERDGLRRVHRPAVLVKIAPDLTSQDKEDIASVVKELGIDGLIVTNTTVSRPAGLQGALRSETGGLSGKPLRDLSTQTIREMYALTQGRVPIIGVGGVSSGQDALEKIRAGASLVQLYTALTFWGPPVVGKVKRELEALLKEQGFGGVTDAIGADHRR, translated from the exons ATGGCCACGGGAGATGAGCGTTTCTATGCTGAACACCTGATGCCGACTCTGCAGGGGCTGCTGGACCCGGAGTCAGCCCACAGACTGGCTGTTCGCTTCACCTCCCTGGGGCTCCTTCCACGGGCCAGATTTCAAGACTCTGACATGCTG GAAGTGAGAGTTCTGGGCCATAAATTCCGAAATCCAGTAGGAATTGCTGCAGGATTTGACAAGCATGGGGAAGCCGTGGACGGACTTTATAAGATGGGCTTTGGTTTTGTTGAGATAGGAAGTGTGACTCCAAAACCTCAGGAAGGAAACCCTAGACCCAGAGTCTTCCGCCTCCCTGAGGACCAAGCTGTCATTAACAG GTATGGATTTAACAGTCACGGGCTTTCAGTGGTGGAACACAGGTTACGGGCCAGACAGCAGAAGCAGGCCAAGCTCACAGAAG ATGGACTGCCTCTGGGGGTCAACTTGGGGAAGAACAAGACCTCAGTGGACGCCGCGGAGGACTACGCAGAAGGGGTGCGCGTACTGGGCCCCCTGGCCGACTACCTGGTGGTGAATGTGTCCAGCCCCAACACTGCCGGGCTGCGGAGCCTTCAGGGAAAGGCCGAGCTGCGCCGCCTGCTGACCAAG GTGCTGCAGGAGAGGGATGGCTTGCGGAGAGTGCACAGGCCGGCAGTCCTGGTGAAGATCGCTCCTGACCTCACCAGCCAGGATAAGGAGGACATTGCCAGTGTGGTCAAAGAG TTGGGCATCGATGGGCTGATTGTTACGAACACCACCGTGAGTCGCCCTGCGGGCCTCCAGGGTGCCCTGCGCTCTGAAACAGGAGGGCTGAGTGGGAAGCCCCTCCGGGATTTATCAACTCAAACCATTCGGGAGATGTATGCACTCACCCAAG GCCGAGTTCCCATAATTGGGGTTGGTGGTGTGAGCAGCGGGCAGGACGCGCTGGAGAAGATCCGGGCAGGGGCCTCCCTGGTGCAGCTGTACACGGCCCTCACCTTCTGGGGGCCACCCGTTGTGGGCAAAGTCAAGCGGGAACTGGAGGCCCTTCTGAA AGAGCAGGGCTTTGGCGGAGTCACAGATGCCATTGGAGCAGATCATCGGAGGTGA
- the DHODH gene encoding dihydroorotate dehydrogenase (quinone), mitochondrial isoform X2, whose product MWYGFNSHGLSVVEHRLRARQQKQAKLTEDGLPLGVNLGKNKTSVDAAEDYAEGVRVLGPLADYLVVNVSSPNTAGLRSLQGKAELRRLLTKVLQERDGLRRVHRPAVLVKIAPDLTSQDKEDIASVVKELGIDGLIVTNTTVSRPAGLQGALRSETGGLSGKPLRDLSTQTIREMYALTQGRVPIIGVGGVSSGQDALEKIRAGASLVQLYTALTFWGPPVVGKVKRELEALLKEQGFGGVTDAIGADHRR is encoded by the exons ATGTG GTATGGATTTAACAGTCACGGGCTTTCAGTGGTGGAACACAGGTTACGGGCCAGACAGCAGAAGCAGGCCAAGCTCACAGAAG ATGGACTGCCTCTGGGGGTCAACTTGGGGAAGAACAAGACCTCAGTGGACGCCGCGGAGGACTACGCAGAAGGGGTGCGCGTACTGGGCCCCCTGGCCGACTACCTGGTGGTGAATGTGTCCAGCCCCAACACTGCCGGGCTGCGGAGCCTTCAGGGAAAGGCCGAGCTGCGCCGCCTGCTGACCAAG GTGCTGCAGGAGAGGGATGGCTTGCGGAGAGTGCACAGGCCGGCAGTCCTGGTGAAGATCGCTCCTGACCTCACCAGCCAGGATAAGGAGGACATTGCCAGTGTGGTCAAAGAG TTGGGCATCGATGGGCTGATTGTTACGAACACCACCGTGAGTCGCCCTGCGGGCCTCCAGGGTGCCCTGCGCTCTGAAACAGGAGGGCTGAGTGGGAAGCCCCTCCGGGATTTATCAACTCAAACCATTCGGGAGATGTATGCACTCACCCAAG GCCGAGTTCCCATAATTGGGGTTGGTGGTGTGAGCAGCGGGCAGGACGCGCTGGAGAAGATCCGGGCAGGGGCCTCCCTGGTGCAGCTGTACACGGCCCTCACCTTCTGGGGGCCACCCGTTGTGGGCAAAGTCAAGCGGGAACTGGAGGCCCTTCTGAA AGAGCAGGGCTTTGGCGGAGTCACAGATGCCATTGGAGCAGATCATCGGAGGTGA